One stretch of Deinococcus hopiensis KR-140 DNA includes these proteins:
- a CDS encoding carbohydrate ABC transporter permease, whose product MQYTSAARTTQKRNHLKHRLLTNLGSHVFLILYCFLSLFPIVLMVINSFKSQISIFGRPFALPNAETFTLDGYKSLFQGANFGGYILNSFFVTSVSLALILIAGAMAAFALSEYKFRLNTFMSLYLSLGIMVPIRLGTVGILNLTVDLHLVNTLWALILVYTAQGLPLAVFILTSFMKQLPKDLKEAARLDGASEYQVFGLTLPLIRPAIGALLAISLIPIWNDLWFPLILAPGEKTKTIVLGASVFLGQFVNDYTAVLAALTLAILPAIVLYVLFSRQLISGLTDGALK is encoded by the coding sequence ATGCAATATACTTCCGCAGCGCGAACGACACAGAAGCGCAACCACCTGAAACATCGGCTGCTGACCAATCTGGGAAGCCACGTCTTTCTCATCCTCTACTGCTTCCTTTCTTTGTTCCCGATTGTTCTAATGGTCATCAATTCTTTCAAGAGCCAAATCTCCATCTTCGGCAGGCCATTTGCCCTTCCCAATGCTGAAACATTCACCCTCGATGGGTACAAGTCACTCTTCCAGGGTGCGAACTTCGGCGGCTACATCCTCAACAGCTTCTTCGTTACGTCGGTGTCCCTGGCCTTGATCCTTATAGCGGGAGCCATGGCCGCATTCGCGCTCTCGGAATACAAGTTCCGACTCAACACCTTTATGAGCCTCTACCTCTCGCTCGGCATCATGGTGCCCATTCGACTGGGAACCGTCGGGATTCTGAACCTCACCGTAGACCTCCACCTGGTCAACACTTTATGGGCCCTGATTCTGGTCTACACCGCGCAGGGACTGCCCCTGGCCGTCTTCATTCTGACCTCGTTCATGAAACAGTTGCCGAAGGATCTCAAAGAGGCGGCACGACTGGACGGTGCTAGCGAGTACCAGGTGTTCGGCTTGACCTTGCCGCTTATCCGTCCAGCGATTGGAGCGTTGCTCGCCATTTCGCTCATTCCGATCTGGAACGACCTGTGGTTCCCCTTGATCCTCGCGCCGGGTGAAAAAACCAAAACCATCGTGCTGGGCGCCAGCGTCTTCTTGGGACAGTTTGTGAACGACTACACCGCCGTACTCGCTGCGCTGACGCTCGCCATCCTGCCGGCCATCGTGCTGTACGTGCTGTTCTCCCGACAGTTGATCAGCGGTCTCACCGATGGAGCCCTCAAATGA
- a CDS encoding Gfo/Idh/MocA family protein yields MKVGILSFAHVHAEHYAALLEGMPDVEFSGFWDDGPAVQRPVTAAQAFPTPEALLSSGIEAVIICSETSRHLEFVTLAAQAGIHVLCEKPIAIHAHEALAMEKVCREHDVTFMTAFPMRFDVSTGNVRQAVLSGDLGEVLGVNGINHSENPSGHRAWFADPSLSGGGALMDHVVHLADLLRWTFESEVAEVYARVRWTEGSGAGGTQLDTAGLLLLTLENGVQASIDCSWSRPETYPRWGHLKMDVVGEHGFMVVDAFADHLTTYTLSPSQPVQWPGYGTDPNKAMLQSFVDAVRTGAAPSVSWKDGFEALKVVLAAYESDRLGHPVRLN; encoded by the coding sequence ATGAAGGTTGGCATTCTCAGTTTCGCGCATGTGCATGCTGAACATTACGCAGCGCTACTCGAAGGGATGCCTGACGTTGAGTTTTCAGGCTTCTGGGATGACGGTCCGGCAGTCCAGCGGCCCGTGACTGCGGCCCAGGCTTTCCCAACTCCGGAGGCCCTCCTGAGCTCGGGTATTGAGGCGGTCATCATCTGCTCGGAAACGTCACGGCACCTGGAATTCGTCACGCTCGCCGCTCAAGCTGGAATTCACGTGCTGTGCGAGAAGCCCATTGCCATCCACGCCCATGAGGCGCTGGCGATGGAGAAGGTCTGCCGGGAACATGACGTGACGTTCATGACGGCCTTTCCCATGCGCTTTGACGTGTCAACGGGCAACGTACGTCAAGCGGTCCTCTCCGGAGACCTAGGGGAAGTGCTGGGCGTGAATGGCATCAACCACAGTGAGAATCCCTCGGGGCACCGTGCCTGGTTTGCGGATCCGTCTCTGTCCGGAGGCGGCGCCCTGATGGACCACGTGGTTCACTTGGCGGATCTGTTGCGGTGGACGTTTGAGAGCGAAGTGGCGGAGGTGTACGCCAGGGTGCGCTGGACCGAAGGCAGCGGCGCAGGAGGAACCCAGTTGGACACGGCTGGATTGCTGCTCCTGACGCTTGAGAACGGAGTTCAGGCCAGTATCGATTGCAGTTGGAGCCGCCCGGAGACCTATCCCCGCTGGGGGCATCTGAAAATGGATGTGGTGGGCGAGCACGGGTTCATGGTGGTGGACGCCTTTGCGGACCACCTGACGACGTATACCCTGAGTCCTTCTCAACCGGTGCAGTGGCCAGGTTACGGGACCGACCCCAACAAAGCGATGTTGCAGTCATTTGTGGACGCTGTTCGAACGGGCGCAGCCCCATCAGTGTCCTGGAAGGACGGCTTTGAAGCCTTAAAGGTGGTTCTCGCGGCGTATGAATCGGATCGCCTCGGGCACCCTGTGCGTCTGAATTGA
- a CDS encoding ROK family protein — protein MLPNSAQSPLASEHELSSTAIGVDIGGTKVAVGVLQGESIVCKKTFPTPRDGWCSVLDEVTAQVRHLQLEFPESVGLGVGMPGRLKEGNQEVLFANNIFDFEHVPVVEFLSQALTLPVVLENDAKAAALAENRIGAARGASSSVYITVSTGIGSGIILDGKIWRGFNGIAGELGHVMALPCGPLAGSAIPGALEAVASGSAIARDASFAFSSSVTTPEVFKLAKSGNSKAKKIVDNAIRFIGTAIADIQKFLDPEVFVIGGGVTEAGPYFLDLVQHYADEYTAGFANVSIRKAQLGIDAGMIGAALLAKECFYRNQDTKEGSGG, from the coding sequence ATGCTCCCAAATTCGGCTCAATCACCACTGGCGTCAGAGCATGAACTCTCCTCAACGGCGATCGGCGTTGATATTGGAGGTACAAAGGTTGCCGTGGGCGTCCTTCAAGGGGAGTCCATCGTCTGCAAAAAGACATTCCCCACACCTCGGGATGGTTGGTGTAGCGTGCTCGACGAAGTCACTGCCCAGGTCAGGCACCTGCAGCTCGAATTCCCCGAGAGTGTCGGTTTGGGAGTTGGCATGCCGGGGCGGCTGAAAGAGGGCAATCAGGAAGTACTTTTCGCCAATAACATTTTTGATTTTGAGCATGTTCCCGTGGTCGAATTTCTTTCCCAAGCCTTGACGCTACCAGTGGTGCTGGAAAACGATGCCAAAGCGGCTGCCCTCGCTGAAAATAGAATCGGAGCAGCGCGTGGGGCCTCCTCAAGCGTGTACATCACTGTATCTACAGGAATAGGCAGCGGCATCATTCTCGATGGCAAAATATGGCGGGGCTTCAATGGCATTGCCGGTGAGCTTGGGCACGTCATGGCGCTGCCCTGCGGCCCTCTGGCAGGGTCGGCTATCCCCGGCGCCCTCGAAGCAGTGGCGAGTGGGTCGGCAATTGCACGTGACGCGAGCTTCGCTTTTAGCAGTTCCGTGACGACTCCCGAAGTCTTTAAACTTGCAAAATCCGGTAACAGCAAAGCGAAAAAGATTGTAGATAATGCCATTCGATTCATTGGTACTGCTATTGCAGACATCCAGAAGTTTCTGGATCCAGAAGTGTTTGTGATAGGCGGCGGCGTGACAGAGGCAGGGCCTTATTTCCTTGATCTAGTTCAGCATTATGCTGACGAGTATACCGCTGGGTTTGCAAATGTGTCCATTAGAAAAGCCCAGCTTGGCATAGATGCAGGAATGATTGGAGCAGCCCTTCTCGCTAAGGAGTGTTTCTATAGAAACCAGGACACCAAGGAAGGATCGGGGGGTTAA
- a CDS encoding N-acetylglucosamine-6-phosphate deacetylase gives MDGVQGIETLARFHVQHGTTTLLPTTMTRPWSEVLDALRSISKVRDQGVDGGASIWGAHLGGPFISGQRLGAQGPFHIDPTRGRVEEILELGVVRVVTLAPELPGAPEAAVEFARQGVRVSLGHTVGSYEDAVNVFRQVQEEGGTVAGTHLYNAMGTLAGRTPGVLGAVFAHPGAFAEVILDLHHVHPGAFAAAYSALPQRLMLITDAMRAAGQTDEISELGGQRVYLKDGQARLEDGTLAGSVLTLDQALRNAVQCGLSLELVSQMLSQVPARYLGLVDRGSLSVGLRADVVVLDQALNVREVWVEGVQTVCH, from the coding sequence ATGGACGGCGTTCAGGGGATTGAAACCCTCGCTCGCTTTCATGTTCAGCACGGCACCACCACGTTGCTTCCCACCACCATGACGCGTCCGTGGTCTGAGGTGCTGGATGCACTCAGGAGCATTTCGAAGGTCCGTGACCAAGGCGTGGACGGCGGAGCAAGCATCTGGGGAGCACACCTCGGAGGTCCATTCATCAGTGGACAGCGTTTGGGCGCGCAGGGCCCGTTCCACATTGATCCGACGCGGGGGCGGGTTGAGGAGATCCTCGAACTCGGTGTGGTTCGTGTCGTGACCCTGGCGCCGGAATTGCCTGGAGCGCCCGAAGCTGCAGTGGAGTTCGCTCGACAGGGCGTTCGAGTCAGCCTCGGCCACACTGTTGGAAGTTACGAGGACGCTGTCAACGTCTTTCGGCAGGTGCAGGAGGAGGGCGGGACAGTGGCAGGGACGCACCTGTACAACGCCATGGGAACGCTGGCTGGTCGAACCCCTGGCGTCCTTGGTGCGGTGTTTGCTCACCCAGGCGCATTCGCGGAGGTGATCCTCGATTTACACCACGTGCACCCCGGGGCATTTGCCGCCGCGTACTCGGCGTTGCCTCAACGGCTGATGCTGATTACAGATGCGATGCGGGCCGCAGGCCAGACCGACGAGATCAGCGAGTTGGGTGGGCAGCGTGTGTACCTCAAAGACGGCCAAGCGCGACTGGAAGATGGAACGCTGGCCGGGAGTGTTCTGACGTTGGATCAGGCCCTTCGGAATGCTGTCCAGTGTGGGCTTTCTCTGGAGCTGGTGTCGCAGATGTTGAGCCAGGTTCCAGCGCGCTACCTGGGGTTAGTGGACCGAGGCAGCCTGAGTGTGGGCCTGCGGGCGGACGTGGTCGTTCTCGATCAAGCCCTCAATGTACGGGAAGTATGGGTAGAAGGAGTGCAAACGGTATGTCATTAA
- a CDS encoding ABC transporter substrate-binding protein — MKNLGRLTAGLCMLMAFSVGSAQKTQLTIESWRNDDLKIWRDTLIPAFEKRYPSIHVVFSPTAPTEYNAVVEAKLKGGTAGDIIACRPFDASLALYNAKYLSSLNSLAGMKNFTKVAKAAWSTDDGKTTFCVPTAAVIHGFLYNQDLLALVKGSEPKTEKEFISLLEAIKRRNSFIPLVIGTKDQWESATMGYQNIGPTYWGSEKGRLGLLNGTAQYNKGGFLEAFQALARWTPYLGQGYQSLAYPDSQNLFAQGRGAIYPAGSWDIATFRNMNPKLKLGAFPPYTAKAGQKCAVSDHPDIGFGLNAKSKNQAAAKVFLNWLAGDEFAQLYANALPGFFPMATVNYKVNDPIAQEFLSWRKSCDTTFRSSYQLLSRNANPNNENDLWNASSQVLNGKMTPKQAADFVQKNLASWFTPQKGK, encoded by the coding sequence ATGAAAAACTTAGGACGCCTTACCGCTGGTCTGTGCATGCTGATGGCATTTTCGGTCGGATCTGCCCAGAAAACTCAACTCACCATCGAGAGCTGGCGCAACGACGATCTGAAGATCTGGCGCGACACCTTGATTCCCGCCTTCGAGAAGCGTTACCCAAGCATCCACGTTGTGTTCTCCCCTACCGCTCCCACCGAGTACAACGCCGTTGTCGAAGCGAAACTCAAGGGTGGCACCGCCGGGGACATCATCGCCTGTCGTCCTTTTGATGCCAGCCTGGCGCTGTACAACGCCAAGTACCTGAGCTCACTCAACAGTCTCGCGGGCATGAAGAACTTCACGAAGGTGGCCAAAGCCGCGTGGAGCACGGACGACGGGAAAACAACGTTCTGCGTACCCACAGCAGCTGTGATCCATGGGTTTCTGTACAACCAGGATCTCCTCGCCCTCGTCAAGGGTTCCGAGCCCAAGACGGAAAAGGAGTTCATCTCTCTCCTGGAAGCCATCAAGCGGCGAAACTCTTTTATTCCTCTCGTCATTGGTACCAAAGACCAGTGGGAATCCGCCACCATGGGGTACCAGAACATTGGCCCCACCTACTGGGGGAGTGAGAAGGGCCGCCTCGGCCTCCTTAATGGAACAGCACAATACAACAAGGGTGGATTCCTTGAAGCGTTCCAGGCACTCGCGCGTTGGACGCCCTATCTCGGCCAAGGTTATCAATCACTCGCGTACCCTGATTCTCAGAACCTCTTCGCGCAGGGACGCGGCGCGATCTACCCTGCTGGCTCGTGGGACATCGCCACGTTCAGGAACATGAACCCCAAATTGAAGCTGGGTGCCTTCCCCCCGTACACCGCCAAGGCCGGCCAGAAGTGTGCCGTGAGCGACCACCCAGACATCGGTTTTGGCCTGAACGCCAAGAGTAAGAATCAGGCTGCGGCCAAAGTGTTCCTGAACTGGCTTGCTGGTGATGAGTTCGCTCAGCTGTATGCGAACGCCCTCCCTGGGTTCTTCCCCATGGCTACGGTGAATTACAAGGTCAACGACCCGATTGCGCAGGAATTCCTCAGTTGGCGCAAGAGCTGCGACACCACGTTCCGCTCCTCGTACCAGCTCCTGTCGAGGAACGCCAACCCGAACAACGAGAACGACCTCTGGAACGCTTCCTCCCAGGTGCTCAACGGGAAGATGACACCCAAACAAGCCGCGGACTTCGTCCAAAAGAACCTCGCCTCCTGGTTCACACCACAGAAAGGCAAGTAA
- a CDS encoding carbohydrate ABC transporter permease, which yields MRTRFPTHIAVFLLPAVAIYSVFMIFPLLSSLWLSLNNKSGSGEALFVGLNNYVKLFTAPEFSQSFWNALKNNVIFFVVHMLLQNPIGLFLAVLLTRRLSGSSFYRAVIFTPTILSVVIIGFAWKLILNPAWGIATGILSTVGLRDWYQPWLGLESTSLVTLALISVWQNIGIPMMLFMAALIRIPSEFYEAARVDGASPWVVFWKIQLPLVLPTVGIVAVLTFVGNFNAFDLIYATQGALAGPNFSSDILGTFFYRTFFGNQLQPGDPYMGATVAGVMLLVILVGVLFYMVAWQRRMQDIQY from the coding sequence ATGCGCACACGATTCCCCACCCATATCGCAGTCTTTCTGCTTCCCGCCGTCGCCATCTATTCCGTATTCATGATTTTTCCACTGCTCAGTTCCCTCTGGTTGTCGCTGAACAATAAATCAGGATCGGGAGAAGCCCTTTTTGTCGGTCTGAACAACTATGTAAAGCTTTTTACAGCCCCAGAATTTTCTCAATCCTTCTGGAATGCACTTAAAAACAATGTGATCTTCTTTGTTGTGCATATGCTCTTACAGAATCCCATAGGGCTGTTCTTGGCCGTGCTGCTCACGCGGCGGCTCTCGGGGAGTAGTTTCTACAGAGCTGTCATTTTCACTCCCACCATCCTCTCCGTGGTAATCATTGGGTTTGCCTGGAAACTCATTCTCAACCCCGCCTGGGGTATCGCCACCGGAATTCTCTCGACTGTTGGCCTTCGGGATTGGTATCAACCCTGGCTTGGCCTCGAATCCACTTCCCTGGTAACCTTGGCCTTGATCTCAGTCTGGCAGAACATTGGAATTCCCATGATGCTGTTCATGGCAGCCCTGATCCGCATTCCCAGCGAGTTTTACGAAGCTGCGCGCGTCGATGGAGCGAGTCCCTGGGTCGTCTTTTGGAAGATCCAATTGCCTTTGGTCCTTCCCACCGTCGGTATCGTCGCCGTACTCACCTTCGTCGGGAATTTCAACGCATTCGACCTGATTTACGCTACCCAGGGCGCACTCGCCGGACCCAACTTCTCAAGCGACATTCTGGGAACGTTTTTCTACCGCACGTTCTTCGGGAATCAGTTGCAACCCGGTGACCCCTATATGGGCGCGACTGTCGCGGGCGTCATGCTGCTCGTCATCTTGGTTGGAGTTCTATTCTACATGGTGGCCTGGCAGCGACGAATGCAAGACATTCAATACTGA
- a CDS encoding Gfo/Idh/MocA family protein — protein sequence MKTFGEVKTVCVGIIGSGTMGHAHFQAWTALGVQVFLFSQDLASAEQLAQGTAATVCPSMDELLAQVDIVDVCVPTFAHREVVELAARAGRHVVCEKPLALSLEDGAAMVAACEAAGVRLFVAMVLRFFPQYRAAYNLVKEGQVGSPQVLRLKRVSSPPYGGTSWYSDESRSGGMVLDLMLHDIDYALWCAGDVERVYSKVNVVGPRQYAQAVLTHRSGAISLIESGWAYPQGMFRTSLDIAGSTGVIEWTSDAPPTVRSYLQAKSERVQGVGLPSGGAAEDPFTLEMRHVMNALRSGTPFDVTPREAMVALEVALAVKTSARTGVPVVLGESA from the coding sequence ATGAAGACTTTTGGAGAAGTGAAGACGGTCTGTGTAGGCATCATTGGCTCAGGTACCATGGGACACGCGCATTTCCAGGCGTGGACGGCGCTCGGTGTGCAGGTGTTCCTCTTCAGCCAAGATCTGGCCAGCGCTGAACAGCTGGCCCAGGGGACGGCCGCTACGGTCTGCCCCTCCATGGATGAACTTCTCGCTCAGGTGGACATCGTGGACGTCTGCGTGCCAACGTTCGCGCACCGGGAGGTGGTGGAGCTTGCCGCCCGAGCTGGGCGTCACGTCGTGTGCGAGAAGCCGCTCGCGTTATCTCTCGAAGACGGTGCCGCAATGGTTGCTGCCTGCGAAGCAGCCGGGGTGCGTCTGTTCGTCGCCATGGTGTTGCGGTTCTTCCCTCAGTACCGCGCAGCGTACAACCTCGTCAAAGAGGGCCAGGTGGGCTCACCTCAAGTGCTGAGACTCAAGCGAGTCTCGTCGCCTCCATACGGTGGGACGTCCTGGTACTCCGACGAAAGCCGGTCTGGCGGCATGGTGCTCGACCTGATGTTGCACGACATTGATTACGCCCTATGGTGCGCGGGTGACGTCGAACGCGTGTACTCAAAAGTGAATGTGGTTGGCCCCCGGCAGTACGCGCAGGCGGTGCTGACACACCGGTCCGGCGCCATCAGCCTCATCGAATCCGGCTGGGCCTACCCCCAGGGCATGTTCCGGACCAGTCTGGATATCGCGGGATCGACGGGCGTTATCGAGTGGACGTCCGACGCACCGCCGACCGTTCGCTCCTACCTGCAGGCAAAAAGTGAGCGCGTTCAGGGCGTCGGCCTCCCCTCAGGCGGAGCGGCAGAAGATCCCTTTACCCTGGAAATGAGGCACGTGATGAACGCCTTGCGAAGCGGAACGCCCTTTGACGTGACGCCCCGAGAGGCCATGGTCGCCCTGGAGGTGGCTCTCGCCGTGAAGACATCCGCTCGAACGGGTGTACCTGTGGTGTTGGGAGAAAGCGCATGA
- a CDS encoding ROK family transcriptional regulator, whose product MLHLIRQHHEISQAEIRTITGHSASSISSAVKRAQNLGLIQEAGVTQEALGRPRTLLTLNPSFSYTIGVQLNAYQNEMVLTDLQGKVIHSRGLHSSELQPQQIADDIATFIADVAEQPVVGVGLAVSGIIDHEQGICLDSTTTGWHNVPIASIVSARTGIPTYVENDANALALAELLFGEGRNLQSFIVLTLGKGIGAGIVIDRALYRGRNGIAGEVGHVRVATSSDYTCHCGKSDCLEAVASARAITRMLSDRIGQPVSTDTLGATLSQYPQQAAEVLTLAGDRLGGALAFLATVFDPDAVFIAPEPHLGLSNMQGAVTHGFHSDLLPVSRNPTTLKFLEEATDMWARGAASIAIERFFETVTSELVSA is encoded by the coding sequence GTGCTGCACCTGATTCGTCAACATCACGAAATCAGCCAAGCCGAAATCCGCACCATCACCGGCCACAGCGCCTCCTCCATCTCCAGCGCCGTCAAACGCGCCCAAAATCTGGGACTTATCCAAGAAGCGGGCGTCACGCAAGAGGCCCTCGGCCGTCCCCGCACCCTCCTCACCCTCAACCCCAGCTTCAGCTACACCATCGGCGTTCAACTCAACGCCTACCAAAACGAGATGGTCCTGACCGACCTCCAAGGCAAAGTCATTCACAGCCGTGGACTGCATTCCTCAGAGCTGCAACCTCAACAGATTGCCGACGATATCGCGACCTTCATCGCTGACGTCGCAGAACAGCCTGTGGTCGGGGTAGGCCTCGCCGTCTCCGGAATCATCGACCATGAACAGGGCATCTGCCTGGACTCCACCACCACCGGCTGGCACAACGTGCCGATCGCAAGCATCGTCAGTGCGCGAACCGGCATTCCCACCTACGTCGAAAATGACGCCAATGCCCTTGCCCTCGCTGAACTGCTCTTCGGGGAAGGCCGCAACCTCCAATCTTTCATCGTCCTGACCCTCGGAAAAGGCATCGGTGCAGGGATTGTTATCGACCGCGCCCTCTACCGAGGCCGCAACGGCATCGCTGGTGAAGTCGGCCATGTACGCGTCGCGACCTCCTCCGACTACACCTGCCACTGCGGAAAATCCGACTGCCTCGAAGCTGTCGCCTCTGCACGGGCCATCACCCGCATGCTCAGCGACCGGATCGGACAGCCCGTCTCCACAGACACCCTAGGCGCCACCCTCTCCCAATACCCTCAACAAGCGGCAGAAGTGCTCACGCTGGCCGGAGACCGTCTCGGAGGCGCCCTCGCCTTCCTCGCCACCGTCTTTGACCCCGACGCTGTCTTCATCGCGCCAGAACCCCACTTGGGACTCTCCAACATGCAAGGTGCCGTCACCCACGGATTCCACTCCGATCTCCTGCCCGTCAGCCGCAACCCCACAACGCTCAAGTTTCTCGAGGAAGCCACCGACATGTGGGCCCGAGGAGCCGCAAGCATTGCCATCGAACGATTCTTCGAAACCGTCACATCAGAGCTGGTTTCAGCTTGA